AAATGCTATCAGGATTTTGATTTGTATTTTTTCCTTCGAAATAGCTCATAATTGGGCTAAGCGGCGGACAATACCAAACCATCGGCATCGTTCTAAATTCAGGATGTAATGGAAATGCTAACTTATATTCAATTGCTAACTTATAAATCGGTGAGTTTTGCGCTGCTTGAATCCAGTCATAACCAATGCCATCTTTTTCAGCTTGAGCAATGACTTCTTCATCAAATGGATCTAAAAATAAATCCAGTTGTTTTTCATATAGATCATTTTCATCAACTGCTGATGCAGCTTCATGGACTCGATCCGCGTCATACAATAAAACGCCTAAATAACGCATACGTCCTGTACAAGTTTCAGAACATACTGTAGGCATTCCTGCTTCAATTCTTGGGAAACAGAATGTACACTTTTCAGCTTTGTTCGTTTTCCAATTGAAGTAAACTTTTTTATATGGACAACCTGTCATACAGTATCGCCAACCTCGACATGCGTCTTGGTCGACTAACACAATGCCGTCTTCGTCACGTTTATACATAGCACCTGAAGGACATGATGCAACACAACTTGGATTCAAGCAATGTTCACATAAACGTGGTAAATACATCATAAAAGTTTCGTCAAATTGGAATTTAATATCTTCTTCTATTTTTTGGATGTTAGGATCTTTTGGACCTGTAACATGACCACCTGCTAAGTCATCTTCCCAGTTAGGTCCCCATTCAATTTCAATGTTATCCCCTGTAATTTCTGAATACGCTCTAGCAACTGGCGAATGCTTCCCTGATTTCGCAGTTGTTAAATGTTCATAATTATAGTTCCATGGCTCATAATAATCTTTAATTAATGGCATATCTGGGTTATAAAAAATTTTACCTAATGCAATTTTTGAAATTCTACTTCCAGATTTTAATTCGAGTTTCCCTTTACGATTTAGTACCCAACCACCTTTGTAGTGTTCTTGGTCTTCCCAACGTTTCGGATACCCTACACCTGGCTTTGTTTCTACGTTGTTGAACCACATGTACTCAGCACCTGGGCGATTTGTCCAAGTGTTTTTACATGTCACACTACACGTATGGCATCCTATGCATTTATCTAAATTTAATACCATCGCAACTTGCGCTTTAATCTTCAAGCCAATTAACCTCCTTCATCTTTCTAACTGCTACATATAAATCCCTTTGGTTCCCAATTGGTCCATAATAATTAAAGTGATAACTAATTTGTGCGTATCCTCCGACTAGTTGTGTTGGTTTCAAATGAATTCTAGTCGGCGCGTTGTGTGAACCACCACGTGTATCTGTAATTTCTGACCCAGGCGTTTGAATATGTTTATCTTGTGCATGATACATAAACATTGTGCCTTTAGGCATACGATGCGAAATAACTGCTCTTGCCGTTACAACACCATTACGGTTATACACTTCTAGCCAATCATTATCTTGGATATCGTGTTTTTCAGCATCTTCATTTGATATCCAAACCGTTGGACCACCTCTAAATAATGTCAACATATGCTTATTATCTTGATACATTGAGTGTATATTCCATTTTCCATGAGGCGTTAAATAACGCAGTACCAAAGCATCTGTACCACCTTTAATTTTCTTATCTCTATTACCAAATACCATTGGTGGCAATGTCGGTTTATATACTGGTAAGCTTTCTCCAAATTGTTGGAAAACTTCGTGATCCACATAATAACTTTGACGTCCTGTTAATGTTCTAAAAGGTACTAGACGTTCTATATTCGTTGTAAATGGTGAATATCGTCGACCTTGTTTATTTGAACCTGGAAATACTGCTGTCGGTATGACTTCTCGTGGTTGTGAAGTTATATTTAAAAACGAAATTTTCTCAGCAGCGCGTTCGCTAGAGATATCTTTTAACGGCATTCCAGTTTGTTCTTCGAGATCTTCATATGATTTTTGTGATAATTTACCATTCGTAGCAGATGAAATACTTAAGATTGCATCAGCTACATTACGCGCTGTATCAATACGTGGACGATTCGCTCTCACAGATTCATCATTTGTATCACTCCACGTACCTAACATACTTTTTAATTCTTCATATTGTTCACTGACACCGAAACTTACACCATGTGCTCCAACTTTCCCTTTTTCAAGTACAGGACCAAGCGTCACATATTTGTCGTAAATTTTAGTGTAGTCGCGTTCTACAATTGCAAAGTTAGGCATTGTACGTCCAGGTACCGCATCAATTTCACCCTTCGACCAATCTTTCACTACGCCATATGGTGTTGAAATTTCTTGTTTCGTATCATGACTAAGTGGTGTTGTCACTACATCTTTAAACGTTCCAGGTAAATAGTCTTTTGCCATTTCTGAAAATGCTTTTGCCAACGTTTTATAAATATCCCAGTCTGAACGCGATTCCCATAATGGATCTATAGCTGGATTGAAGGGATGTACATATGGATGCATATCTGTAGATGATAAATCATGTTTTTCGTACCATGTTGCTGCAGGTAATACAATGTCAGAATATAAAGGTGTTGCTGTCATTCTGAAATCTAAAGAAACGACTAAATCTAATTTGCCTGTTGTTTCCTCACGCCATTTAATTTCTTCTGGTTTATCATCTTCATTCGGTGTGGCTAATAAACCTGATTTTGTTCCAAGCAAATGCTTCATAAAGTATTCTTGTCCTTTTGCAGAACTTGAGATTAGATTTGAGCGCCATATAAACAGTGATTTCGGATGGTTCTTTTTCAAATCCGGATCTTCGATTGCAAATTGCGTTTGTTTTGACTTAACTTCATCTATCGCGCGTTTTAAAATCTCTTCATTTGAATTTACGCCTTCATCTTTTGCTTCTTCTGCGAACAACAAGCTATTTTTATTAAATTGTGGATATGATGGTAACCAACCAAGTCGAGCTGCTAATACATTATAATCAGCTGGATGTTGATGTTTTAAATCTTCTGATTTAGCTAAAGGTGATTTCAAACGTTCTACATTCGATTCTTCATACTTCCATTGATCTGTCGCAAAATAGAACCAACTTGTACCATTTTGCAATCGTGGTGGCCCTTGCCAGTCTTTCGCAAAAGCAACTGTGCTCCACCCTTCTATTGGACGACATTTCTCTTGCCCAACATAATGAGCCCAACCGCCACCATTCACACCTTGACAGCCACATAATAAAACTAAATTTAAGATTGAACGATAAATCGTATCTGAGTTAAACCAATGGTTAATACCTGCACCCATGATAATCATTGAACGTCCTTCAGTATCGATAGCGTTTTGCGCAAATTCTTTAGCTACTTGAATGACGACACTTTGTTTTACACCTGAAATTGCTTCTTGCCAAGCAGGTGTATATTTTGATTCTGTATCGTCATAACCTTTTGATTCTAATTCATGATTAAAACGTCGAACGCCATATTGACTCGCCATT
This is a stretch of genomic DNA from Staphylococcus roterodami. It encodes these proteins:
- the narH gene encoding nitrate reductase subunit beta, with translation MKIKAQVAMVLNLDKCIGCHTCSVTCKNTWTNRPGAEYMWFNNVETKPGVGYPKRWEDQEHYKGGWVLNRKGKLELKSGSRISKIALGKIFYNPDMPLIKDYYEPWNYNYEHLTTAKSGKHSPVARAYSEITGDNIEIEWGPNWEDDLAGGHVTGPKDPNIQKIEEDIKFQFDETFMMYLPRLCEHCLNPSCVASCPSGAMYKRDEDGIVLVDQDACRGWRYCMTGCPYKKVYFNWKTNKAEKCTFCFPRIEAGMPTVCSETCTGRMRYLGVLLYDADRVHEAASAVDENDLYEKQLDLFLDPFDEEVIAQAEKDGIGYDWIQAAQNSPIYKLAIEYKLAFPLHPEFRTMPMVWYCPPLSPIMSYFEGKNTNQNPDSIFPAIEEMRLPIEYLANIFTAGDTKPVKEALQRMAMMRSYMRSQVTQQAFDTSRLERLGLTERQTEDMYRLLGLAKYEDRFVIPTSHKETYLDTYHAQGSTGYNYGGEHFGDNCEGCGVAVGSGKTGQEIYNENFYGGIFRD
- a CDS encoding nitrate reductase subunit alpha, which codes for MGKFGLNFFKPTEKFNGNWSILESKSREWEKMYRERWSHDKEVRTTHGVNCTGSCSWKVFVKNGVITWENQQTDYPSCGPDMPEYEPRGCPRGASFSWYEYSPLRIKYPYIRGKLWDLWTEALEEHNGNRVAAWASIVENEDKAKQYKQARGMGGHVRSNWKDVTDIIAAQLLYTIKKYGPDRIAGFTPIPAMSMISYAAGARFINLLGGEMLSFYDWYADLPPASPQIWGEQTDVPESSDWYNASYIIMWGSNVPLTRTPDAHFMTEVRYKGTKVISVAPDYAENVKFADNWLAPNPGSDAAIAQAMTHVILQEHYVNQPNERFINYAKQYTDMPFIIMLDEDENGYKAGRFLRASDLGQMTEQGEWKPVVYDAISNQLVVPNGTMGQRWEEGKKWNLKLETEDGSKINPTLSMADGVYELETIQFPYFDSDGDGIFNRPIPTRQVTLANGDKVRIATIFDLMASQYGVRRFNHELESKGYDDTESKYTPAWQEAISGVKQSVVIQVAKEFAQNAIDTEGRSMIIMGAGINHWFNSDTIYRSILNLVLLCGCQGVNGGGWAHYVGQEKCRPIEGWSTVAFAKDWQGPPRLQNGTSWFYFATDQWKYEESNVERLKSPLAKSEDLKHQHPADYNVLAARLGWLPSYPQFNKNSLLFAEEAKDEGVNSNEEILKRAIDEVKSKQTQFAIEDPDLKKNHPKSLFIWRSNLISSSAKGQEYFMKHLLGTKSGLLATPNEDDKPEEIKWREETTGKLDLVVSLDFRMTATPLYSDIVLPAATWYEKHDLSSTDMHPYVHPFNPAIDPLWESRSDWDIYKTLAKAFSEMAKDYLPGTFKDVVTTPLSHDTKQEISTPYGVVKDWSKGEIDAVPGRTMPNFAIVERDYTKIYDKYVTLGPVLEKGKVGAHGVSFGVSEQYEELKSMLGTWSDTNDESVRANRPRIDTARNVADAILSISSATNGKLSQKSYEDLEEQTGMPLKDISSERAAEKISFLNITSQPREVIPTAVFPGSNKQGRRYSPFTTNIERLVPFRTLTGRQSYYVDHEVFQQFGESLPVYKPTLPPMVFGNRDKKIKGGTDALVLRYLTPHGKWNIHSMYQDNKHMLTLFRGGPTVWISNEDAEKHDIQDNDWLEVYNRNGVVTARAVISHRMPKGTMFMYHAQDKHIQTPGSEITDTRGGSHNAPTRIHLKPTQLVGGYAQISYHFNYYGPIGNQRDLYVAVRKMKEVNWLED